AAGCCCAGGCGCCGGACGGTGGCCGGGTCGCCCCCCAGAAAGATCACGTCGCCGAGGTAGGACATCGCGTGCGCGGCCCAATACCACATGTAGAACGGGTGGACGCCGTGGTAGGCGTAGGAGTTGCGGTACAAGTGGCGGTACCAGGGGTCTGCCGCGAAGGCCGCCTCGAACTTCGCCTCGATGGCCGCGGGGTCGGTCGTCTCCGGCAGCACCTGGTCGAAGAAGTCAATGTAGGAGGGGTGGTGCACAGCGTGGAACTGGCGCGGCGTGGGGTGCGCGAGGATCACGACACCTCCCGGCCGCACCAGGGGCGCGTTGCGGTAGGTGTTGAAGAAGTAGCCGAGGCCCATGCACACCACCAGGATCGGGTTCATCACCGAGTTGACGTTGTAGGGGCCCACGTACGGGATGCCCATCGTCAGGATGTCCGTCTGGCCCGTCACGGGCACGAGCTGCTGGCGGTGCACGTTGTCCAGCGTCTGGGCGTGAACGGCCTCGGTCTCCCCGGCCTGGACGCTGGTGAGGCGATGGGGGGCCTCGATCGACTGGAACAGCCTGCGCTTGACCCCGGACGGCATCCTGCGCAGGCCGTTGGACACGGCCAGGTACGTCGCCTGGTCGCGCAGCGACCACTCGAACTCGCGCCGCTGCAAAAAGTCGTACGGCGACGGGAAAGTGGCGTTGTTGAGCGTCGTCTCGACGGTGAAGATGTCCAACTTGTCGGCGAGGAACTGTCCCATCCGGTGGCAGGAGTGGTGCAGGGCCGAGCGGCGGGGGTCCATGTAGGAGCGGGAGTCCAGCATCGTGGACACGTTGTGGTGGTGACGCAGCGAACGGTAGGTGCCGAGTCCCACGGGAACCGACTTGTGGCCGCCGTCCATGGCCACAAGGTTGATGTTCACGTACACCAGCAGGTCCGATTCCATAGCCCGCCGGTTGAGCTCCACCTCCTCGCCGCGGTCGGTGGTGCCGACGAACACGTTGCCGGCGGGGTCCTCCGCGTCGTGGTTGTAGATGCGGTCCGGGGCAAACGCCCTCCACACCCGGTCGCCGACCGCGCGCCTTATCTCGGCCGGAGTCATCTTGCGGTGAAGCGACTGGGCCACAATCAGCTCGACATCGTCCACGCCTGCCTCGGCGGCCAGCGTCAGCACCTGCTCGATGACGAGCTCCCGGACGTCCGGCCGCCGCATCTGCGGCAGTGGCAGGGAGATGTCGTCGAAGGCGATCGTCAGCCGCATGCCGGGACGCAGCTTCGACCGCAGCGGGTCGGAGTTGAGCGGTGACTCCAGCGCCTGCGCCACTGCAGCGCGCTCGTCACGTAGCGCCGGCAGGGGCTCGGGCGGATACACGATCCGGCTGCCGGGGGGCAGCGTCTCGAGGCGGAATTCTTCGCCGAAGTGGAACAGCACAGGGGGCGAGCGACGGTCCGTCTCGTGGACGAGCCCCGGACGGCTTCTCGGCGTGCGGACCTGATCAGCGGGCAATGTCGAACACCACCTTCACGGCTCCCAGCCTTCCTGCGTCCATCGCGTGGTCTATGGCCTCGGGGTATCGGGACAGCGGGTAGGCAGCTGACACGAGTGACTCGAGGTCGAGCTTGGCGGCGAGTTCGATCGCCATGTCGAACGTGTTGCGCCGGGTCCCGTTCTGCTGCTCGGCGCCGTAGGTGTAGGCGCCAGTCAGCTCCAGCTCCCGGTGCCAGACGGGGGCCAGGTCGATCGTCGCCGCTCCCGGCAGTCCCACCAGCACGACCCGTCCCCGAGGACGGGTGGTTCTCAGGCAGACGTCCAGCGCGGCCATGGAGCCCGTGCACTCCAGGCTGACGTCGGAGCCGGAGGACAGCCACCCGCCGCCGCGCTCCGGCTCGTGGAGCAGGGACCCGGTCGCCAGCCTCACGGCCCGGAGAGCCGAGGGGGCTGCAACGACGTCGTCGGCCCCCAGCCTCGCCGCCTCGGCTCGCTGGCGGGGGTGCTTGGCCACGGCGATGACGCGTCCGGGCGAGGAGAACTCCCGGATCGCGGCCAGAGTGAGAAGTCCGATCGTTCCGGCTCCCATCACGACGACGGTGTCGCCGTCGGCGACCCGCGCGCGCAGTGCGGCGTGGACGGCGCAGGCCAGCGGCTCCACGAGGACCGCCGACTCGTCCGGAAGGTCATCGGGGATGGGGCGGATCTGGCTGCGGTGCGCGACCAGCACCTCGCCCCAGCCCCCTCCGGTGTCCTCGCAGAAGCCCGTTTGCAGTCCGGGGGCCACATGGCCCGAGGCGGTGTTCTCGCAGCAGCCGGTGTCGCCGGCTGCGCACGCGCGGCAGGCAGGGTCGAGGCCGCGGGCGGCGCAGCCGAGCACCGGCTCAATGACCACGCGCGTCCCGGAGGGCAGGTCGTCCAGCGGGTCGACCAGGGTGCCGACGACCTCGTGTCCGGGGACGAAGGGGGTTGAGACCAGGGGGCCGAAGTAGAACGAGGCGTCACCCGCGACCATCGCCAGGTCCGACCCGCAGATCCCGGCCAGCTTCGGCGCCACCCGTACCCAGCCGTCAGCCGGGAGCTCCGGCTCTCCCACGTGCCCCAGTCGCAGGGGTGCCAGGTGTGAGGCGACCAGCCCGGGGGCCCGGCGGGACAGGGCGCGCGCCGCCACGTAGCGGGCGGGAGACCGGCGGAACTGGAGCGCGATCATCGGTTCGTCAGGGTGCCGGAGTGGGCATGGGACCCATGGGGGGGAACGACTCGGTTTCGGGGCCGGGGGTCGGCTGGGTTCCGGGGGTGCGGGTCGGCCGCGAGATGCCCGGCGTCCTCATCGTTCCCGGGCCCGGTGAGGGGTCCGCGCACGTCTCGTCGGTCTCGAGGTGAAACGACGTGCCCTGCTGCTGTCGCAGCGCGTTGCGTCTTCCGGCGCTGCTGCTCACCCAGGCCCGCTTGTTCGGCCCCACGCACTTCGTGGCCAGGTTCGGGAAGCCGTTGGGCATCTGGTAGACGTCGGCAGGGGAGTCGTCGATGTTTCCTACGGGAGCGTCCCCCCGTCCCCGCTCCTCCTTGAAGCTCTCGCACCCGGTCGAGGCCAGAGCCGCGGCCAAAGCCAGTGCTGCTGCCAGCTTCTTCATACGCGCACCTCCCGTCGTCCGGTGGCCTGAGTGAAGCCCGGTCTGGGAAAGCGTCCGGTGCCGCGCTCCGGCCCCCAGCGTTCCAGTGCCCATCGCCGGTCCCGGGCCACACGGGCGA
Above is a genomic segment from Actinomycetota bacterium containing:
- a CDS encoding lactate racemase domain-containing protein; translated protein: MPADQVRTPRSRPGLVHETDRRSPPVLFHFGEEFRLETLPPGSRIVYPPEPLPALRDERAAVAQALESPLNSDPLRSKLRPGMRLTIAFDDISLPLPQMRRPDVRELVIEQVLTLAAEAGVDDVELIVAQSLHRKMTPAEIRRAVGDRVWRAFAPDRIYNHDAEDPAGNVFVGTTDRGEEVELNRRAMESDLLVYVNINLVAMDGGHKSVPVGLGTYRSLRHHHNVSTMLDSRSYMDPRRSALHHSCHRMGQFLADKLDIFTVETTLNNATFPSPYDFLQRREFEWSLRDQATYLAVSNGLRRMPSGVKRRLFQSIEAPHRLTSVQAGETEAVHAQTLDNVHRQQLVPVTGQTDILTMGIPYVGPYNVNSVMNPILVVCMGLGYFFNTYRNAPLVRPGGVVILAHPTPRQFHAVHHPSYIDFFDQVLPETTDPAAIEAKFEAAFAADPWYRHLYRNSYAYHGVHPFYMWYWAAHAMSYLGDVIFLGGDPATVRRLG
- a CDS encoding zinc-binding dehydrogenase, with the translated sequence MIALQFRRSPARYVAARALSRRAPGLVASHLAPLRLGHVGEPELPADGWVRVAPKLAGICGSDLAMVAGDASFYFGPLVSTPFVPGHEVVGTLVDPLDDLPSGTRVVIEPVLGCAARGLDPACRACAAGDTGCCENTASGHVAPGLQTGFCEDTGGGWGEVLVAHRSQIRPIPDDLPDESAVLVEPLACAVHAALRARVADGDTVVVMGAGTIGLLTLAAIREFSSPGRVIAVAKHPRQRAEAARLGADDVVAAPSALRAVRLATGSLLHEPERGGGWLSSGSDVSLECTGSMAALDVCLRTTRPRGRVVLVGLPGAATIDLAPVWHRELELTGAYTYGAEQQNGTRRNTFDMAIELAAKLDLESLVSAAYPLSRYPEAIDHAMDAGRLGAVKVVFDIAR